In Entomomonas moraniae, one DNA window encodes the following:
- a CDS encoding excisionase produces MRVTLKEWNKKYFARPRSTRQLSRYIQDGKIYPAPVKIGREYEVDSEAILLNKEAINNPNTLMRRINEQKERSKNKRFTA; encoded by the coding sequence ATGAGGGTAACTCTCAAAGAATGGAATAAAAAATATTTTGCGAGGCCAAGATCGACTCGGCAGTTATCGCGTTATATCCAAGACGGTAAAATATACCCTGCTCCCGTAAAAATCGGACGAGAGTACGAAGTAGATAGTGAAGCAATTCTATTAAATAAAGAAGCTATAAATAACCCTAACACATTAATGAGGCGGATAAATGAGCAGAAAGAGAGGAGCAAAAACAAAAGATTTACCGCCTAA
- a CDS encoding DUF2058 domain-containing protein, protein MSMSLRDQLLKAGLVNEKQVKQAAKQKQKETKLQNKGLLDKDTSQQQAIKETLLQKQVKDQELNQQQEEKKRRKAIAAEIKQLIVNARLPRLDTEDYYNFVDHKKVKRIAVNEVIRDKLVKGSLAIVSFEGYYEVVPRDVALKIKERNEQRIVVLNEQKKEADEDDPYKDYAVPDDLMW, encoded by the coding sequence ATGAGTATGTCACTGCGCGATCAGTTACTGAAAGCTGGTTTGGTCAATGAAAAGCAAGTCAAACAGGCTGCAAAGCAAAAGCAAAAAGAAACAAAATTGCAGAATAAAGGCTTGCTGGATAAAGATACTTCACAGCAACAAGCGATTAAAGAGACCCTTCTTCAAAAGCAAGTAAAAGATCAAGAACTAAACCAGCAGCAAGAAGAAAAGAAACGTCGTAAAGCAATTGCAGCAGAAATAAAGCAGCTTATTGTTAATGCGCGGTTACCTCGTCTTGATACAGAAGATTATTATAATTTTGTTGACCATAAAAAAGTAAAACGAATCGCTGTTAATGAAGTGATTCGTGATAAATTAGTAAAGGGCAGTTTAGCGATTGTCAGTTTTGAAGGGTATTATGAAGTTGTTCCCCGTGATGTGGCGCTGAAAATAAAAGAACGCAACGAACAGCGCATTGTTGTATTAAACGAACAGAAAAAAGAAGCGGATGAAGATGATCCTTATAAGGATTATGCTGTTCCAGACGATTTGATGTGGTAA
- the thrH gene encoding bifunctional phosphoserine phosphatase/homoserine phosphotransferase ThrH, protein MEIACLDLEGVLIPEIWVAFAEKTGIKELKATTRDIPDYDVLMKQRLRILDEHGLKLKDIQEVIATLKPLDGAIEFVDWLRERFQVVILSDTFYQFARPLVRQLGSPTLLCHNLVIDDQDCVVDYQIRQKDPKRQSIIAFKSLYYRCIATGDSYNDTAMLEEAHAGILFHAPAHVIKEFPQYPAVHTYEDLKKEFIKASNRKLVL, encoded by the coding sequence GTGGAAATTGCTTGCTTAGATCTTGAGGGTGTATTAATCCCTGAAATTTGGGTTGCCTTTGCAGAGAAAACGGGGATTAAGGAGTTAAAAGCTACAACTCGAGATATTCCAGATTATGATGTTTTAATGAAACAGCGTTTACGTATTTTAGATGAACATGGCTTAAAGCTTAAAGATATTCAGGAAGTTATTGCAACCTTAAAACCTTTAGATGGTGCTATTGAGTTTGTTGATTGGTTGCGTGAGCGTTTCCAAGTGGTTATTCTTTCCGATACGTTTTATCAATTTGCTCGTCCTTTAGTGCGCCAGTTGGGTTCTCCTACATTATTGTGCCATAATTTAGTGATCGATGATCAAGATTGCGTAGTGGATTACCAAATTCGACAAAAAGATCCTAAACGTCAATCAATCATTGCGTTTAAAAGTCTCTATTATCGCTGTATTGCAACGGGTGACTCCTATAATGATACCGCAATGCTTGAAGAAGCTCATGCAGGTATACTCTTTCATGCACCTGCGCATGTAATAAAAGAGTTTCCTCAATATCCTGCCGTACATACCTATGAAGATTTAAAGAAAGAGTTTATTAAAGCTTCAAACCGTAAACTTGTCTTATAA
- a CDS encoding hemerythrin domain-containing protein, which translates to MILQRFFSLLKRNTQENPTPTNSPTPNKQVGGAGSYKPELVATLKDDHQILFNIVSRIQKAVDNKNWSTVTKELQIFREKIYAHLLIENIDLYIYLQRSLADDPVNLKMMRELQKEMSGISTAVVNFLSKYKTLEKEANLQEEFPSEFNDVCDVLVRRIKCEERVLYPMYVSVS; encoded by the coding sequence ATGATTTTACAACGATTTTTCTCACTACTTAAACGTAACACTCAAGAGAACCCAACTCCAACCAATTCTCCTACGCCTAATAAACAAGTTGGTGGTGCTGGAAGCTACAAACCAGAGCTAGTTGCTACTTTGAAAGATGACCATCAAATTCTTTTTAATATTGTCAGCCGAATCCAAAAGGCCGTAGATAATAAAAATTGGAGCACTGTTACAAAAGAGCTACAAATTTTTCGTGAAAAAATATATGCTCACCTACTGATAGAGAATATAGATCTCTATATCTATTTACAACGATCATTAGCAGATGACCCAGTAAATTTGAAGATGATGCGTGAGCTTCAAAAAGAAATGAGTGGTATCAGCACGGCAGTTGTTAACTTTTTATCAAAGTATAAAACGTTAGAGAAAGAGGCCAATTTACAAGAAGAATTTCCCTCAGAGTTTAATGATGTTTGTGATGTATTAGTGAGACGCATTAAATGCGAGGAAAGAGTACTTTACCCCATGTATGTGTCAGTGAGTTAA
- the yaaA gene encoding peroxide stress protein YaaA codes for MLMVISPAKTLDYTSVVDVKEYTEPAYTKHSEQLIKQLKKLSVQEVASLMSISDKLAALNVARFAEWTPNFNQDNARQAILAFKGDVYTGLAVEDFTQKDFAFAQQHLRILSGLYGILRPLDLMQPYRLEMGTKFANSKGKNLYEFWGNEITQWLNKAIAEQGDKVLLNLASNEYFKSVKPNLLDADIIDVDFKDFKSGQYKIISFYAKKARGMMARYVIKNQLKTIDQVKAFDCEGYYFSEKHSSDQKLVFLRDEQ; via the coding sequence ATGTTGATGGTCATTTCTCCAGCTAAAACATTGGACTATACGAGTGTTGTTGATGTTAAAGAGTATACTGAACCTGCTTATACAAAGCATTCAGAACAGTTAATTAAGCAACTTAAAAAACTTTCTGTACAAGAAGTGGCTAGCTTAATGAGCATTTCAGATAAGTTAGCGGCGCTGAATGTCGCTCGTTTTGCTGAGTGGACACCTAATTTTAACCAAGATAATGCACGACAAGCCATTTTAGCTTTTAAAGGTGATGTTTATACAGGGTTAGCCGTTGAGGATTTTACACAGAAAGACTTTGCTTTTGCGCAACAACATTTACGTATTTTGTCTGGGCTTTATGGCATATTACGACCATTAGATTTGATGCAACCCTATCGATTAGAAATGGGCACTAAGTTCGCGAATAGTAAAGGTAAGAATCTTTATGAGTTTTGGGGGAATGAAATTACGCAATGGCTCAACAAGGCAATTGCCGAGCAGGGCGATAAGGTATTACTTAATTTAGCCTCTAATGAGTATTTTAAATCAGTTAAGCCTAATTTATTAGACGCTGATATTATTGATGTTGATTTTAAAGATTTTAAATCAGGACAATATAAAATTATAAGTTTTTATGCAAAAAAGGCGCGGGGTATGATGGCGCGCTATGTGATCAAAAACCAATTAAAAACGATAGATCAAGTCAAAGCATTTGATTGTGAAGGGTATTATTTTTCAGAAAAGCATTCAAGTGATCAAAAACTCGTTTTTTTAAGAGATGAACAGTAA
- a CDS encoding tyrosine-type recombinase/integrase: MSRKRGAKTKDLPPNLYLRKGIYYYRDIRDKKEYSLGKNKSLAVTEAIQANLAILKPTISLLDRINNIQVVTLHEWLDRYHEIVNKRGLRKNSLRDYKTKISILKANLADSNINELTAKEIASFINNYRSPSMAKLLRTTLSDAFNEAIAAGLANNNPVTITKPPKTKVMRSRLELDQFKTALENAPKKYGYMFMLSLLTGQRIGDITLLKWEDIKEDRLYIEQSKTGARIAIPLSLRLEAINIDLRSILELLKNDSELICNTSQATLRRIFDKSLPVIENKPTYHEIRSLSARLYESEKGAEFAKKLLGHKSMLMTDKYLDNRNNSFVQL, encoded by the coding sequence ATGAGCAGAAAGAGAGGAGCAAAAACAAAAGATTTACCGCCTAATTTATACCTAAGAAAAGGGATTTACTACTACAGAGATATAAGAGATAAAAAAGAATATTCGTTAGGCAAGAATAAATCTTTAGCAGTGACCGAAGCAATACAAGCCAATCTAGCTATATTAAAACCCACCATTTCTTTATTAGACCGTATTAACAATATCCAAGTTGTTACTCTTCATGAGTGGCTAGACAGGTATCATGAAATAGTTAATAAGCGAGGCTTAAGAAAAAATAGTTTGAGAGATTATAAAACTAAAATCTCAATCCTTAAAGCTAATCTAGCTGATAGCAATATCAATGAGCTGACAGCAAAGGAAATAGCAAGCTTTATAAATAACTATCGTAGTCCATCAATGGCTAAATTGCTTCGCACTACTCTATCAGATGCCTTTAATGAGGCAATCGCCGCTGGATTAGCAAACAATAATCCTGTCACAATAACAAAACCACCAAAAACAAAAGTAATGCGCTCAAGACTAGAGTTAGATCAATTTAAAACCGCCCTTGAAAATGCTCCAAAAAAATATGGTTATATGTTCATGCTATCCCTTTTAACTGGACAAAGAATAGGAGATATAACACTCCTTAAATGGGAGGATATAAAAGAGGATAGGCTTTATATAGAACAATCTAAAACAGGGGCAAGAATAGCCATACCTCTATCATTAAGACTAGAAGCTATCAATATTGATCTTAGAAGTATTTTAGAATTACTTAAAAATGATTCTGAGTTAATTTGTAATACATCTCAAGCTACCTTGAGAAGAATATTTGATAAATCGTTACCAGTAATAGAAAACAAACCAACTTACCATGAAATAAGAAGTTTATCAGCAAGGCTATACGAAAGTGAGAAAGGGGCAGAATTTGCTAAAAAACTACTAGGACATAAATCTATGCTGATGACTGATAAGTACCTGGATAATCGCAATAATTCTTTTGTGCAGTTATGA